A genomic stretch from Candidatus Lernaella stagnicola includes:
- a CDS encoding radical SAM protein: MSKQRAERVALVYLPVEDGGWMVAEKREYGMKRVPALGLQYLAAAVKGAGRHCHIYDQSLDNFDLPRLARLLREDEIDVVGFYTSTFLKQSVIAGMGELRERGFSGPLIVGGPGAFSYEEYLAAGADMVCHGEGERSIVEMLEYFGGERDEAVLRGVSYLRDGRVIMAPPQDLIDPLDEVPFPDRTQHSPDGFYDYHYFGMRQPYAPMMTSRGCANRCTFCTSAAILGRRVRQRSVENVMAEIEQCVRDFGLRYIGFKDDIFGTKTEWAEQFAEAMIARGHDLRYGVLLSPFSYLGRREPTLRLMKRSGLDQVVVGIQSADPEVIRNIKRRPEQLEAAVELVSTAKRQGITTIIEFIFGLPGDSDATMRKALDYSLRLRPHHALFFVLTVLEGSEIFEQYGAEGPDTGFTLEQLRRRCSGYQRHFYTRPGVFFGNLWQILRTNPRWFLRVLRYLPYLIKAIGMKRSASAKAMPPE; this comes from the coding sequence GTGAGCAAACAAAGGGCCGAACGAGTCGCGTTGGTTTACCTACCCGTCGAGGACGGCGGGTGGATGGTCGCCGAAAAACGCGAATATGGCATGAAGCGCGTGCCCGCGCTGGGTCTGCAGTATTTGGCCGCGGCGGTCAAAGGTGCGGGGCGGCATTGCCACATCTACGATCAATCACTGGACAACTTCGACTTGCCGCGACTAGCCCGGCTGCTGCGGGAAGACGAAATCGATGTCGTGGGGTTTTATACTTCCACTTTCCTCAAACAGAGCGTCATTGCCGGTATGGGGGAGTTACGCGAGCGGGGATTTTCCGGTCCACTGATTGTCGGCGGTCCCGGCGCCTTCAGCTACGAGGAGTACCTGGCGGCGGGGGCGGACATGGTTTGCCACGGGGAAGGCGAACGAAGCATCGTCGAGATGCTCGAGTATTTTGGCGGTGAGCGTGACGAAGCGGTACTGCGTGGCGTGAGCTACCTCCGAGACGGCCGCGTGATCATGGCGCCGCCGCAGGATTTGATCGATCCCCTCGACGAAGTGCCCTTTCCCGATCGCACTCAGCATTCGCCCGATGGCTTCTACGATTACCACTACTTCGGCATGCGGCAGCCCTACGCGCCGATGATGACCAGCCGCGGGTGCGCCAATCGCTGCACGTTCTGCACGTCGGCGGCAATTTTGGGGCGGCGCGTTCGGCAGCGCAGCGTCGAGAATGTGATGGCCGAGATCGAACAATGCGTGCGCGATTTCGGTTTGCGGTATATCGGTTTCAAGGATGACATCTTCGGCACGAAGACCGAATGGGCCGAGCAGTTCGCCGAGGCGATGATCGCCCGCGGGCACGACCTGCGCTACGGCGTGTTGCTTTCCCCCTTTTCCTATCTGGGGCGTCGCGAGCCGACATTGCGGCTGATGAAACGTTCGGGCCTCGACCAGGTGGTGGTAGGAATCCAAAGCGCGGACCCGGAAGTCATCCGTAATATCAAACGGCGGCCCGAACAGTTGGAAGCGGCGGTCGAACTGGTGTCCACGGCCAAGCGGCAGGGCATCACGACGATCATCGAATTCATTTTCGGGTTACCCGGCGACTCCGACGCCACGATGCGCAAGGCGCTCGACTATAGCCTGCGCCTGCGGCCGCATCACGCGCTGTTTTTCGTCTTGACGGTGCTGGAGGGCTCGGAAATATTCGAGCAATACGGCGCCGAGGGACCGGACACCGGCTTTACGCTCGAGCAGTTGCGCCGCCGCTGCTCAGGCTACCAACGGCATTTCTACACACGGCCGGGTGTCTTTTTCGGTAACCTTTGGCAAATCCTGCGCACGAATCCGCGTTGGTTCCTGCGTGTCTTGCGCTACCTCCCATACCTCATCAAAGCCATCGGAATGAAACGAAGTGCGAGCGCCAAGGCCATGCCGCCCGAGTGA
- a CDS encoding nuclear transport factor 2 family protein, whose translation MATENRDFCDAWLAAWTQVAGDLEAAVDALLTFYADDVFYSDASVPQGVQGLASFRAHATKLLGKFGRWRYTAQELHPIPDGFVVKWRVELDDRVCFGVDLVERNDQGKITRNEVYFDRATLFDMSR comes from the coding sequence ATGGCAACCGAAAATCGTGACTTCTGTGACGCTTGGTTGGCGGCGTGGACCCAGGTGGCGGGCGACCTGGAAGCGGCGGTCGACGCCCTGCTTACGTTTTACGCCGACGACGTGTTTTACAGCGACGCATCCGTTCCGCAAGGCGTGCAAGGTTTGGCTTCGTTTCGCGCCCACGCCACAAAACTCCTCGGCAAATTCGGCCGTTGGCGGTACACTGCCCAGGAATTGCATCCGATCCCTGACGGTTTCGTCGTCAAATGGCGGGTTGAGTTGGACGATCGCGTCTGCTTCGGCGTGGACCTGGTGGAACGCAACGATCAAGGGAAAATCACCCGCAACGAGGTGTACTTCGATCGCGCCACGCTCTTTGACATGAGCCGGTGA
- a CDS encoding alpha/beta hydrolase — translation MSDTSSSAKPKLVFVHGAWHGPWSWDLFVEFFTAAGWTCDRVTLAGHDGGPQPDDFNTYEIERYTHSIEEVTGGDANVVLIGHSMGGLTIQHYLGQHETRGAVFVAGVPYYGIPWNGVLLTILSQSPLKTISMLRRGRRFETAAEVRDHFYLPNTPAELIEKNFARMVPESAAALRRLSLKGKFAGDPPAPLGNPPRLVLAAGHDHFLSPPYMEEFARTYGSDFEVFLDMPHNLMDAPGWEKVAETIAKWLAESVLRA, via the coding sequence ATGAGCGACACGTCCTCTTCCGCCAAACCGAAACTCGTGTTCGTGCACGGCGCTTGGCACGGCCCTTGGAGTTGGGACCTCTTCGTCGAGTTCTTCACGGCGGCTGGTTGGACATGCGACCGCGTTACGTTGGCCGGTCACGACGGCGGCCCTCAACCCGACGACTTCAATACGTACGAAATCGAGCGCTACACGCATAGTATCGAAGAAGTCACCGGCGGCGACGCCAACGTCGTGTTGATCGGCCACAGCATGGGAGGCCTGACGATACAGCACTATCTGGGCCAACACGAAACGCGGGGCGCGGTCTTCGTGGCGGGCGTACCGTATTACGGGATCCCCTGGAACGGTGTCTTGTTGACGATTCTGTCTCAAAGCCCTCTCAAAACCATATCCATGCTGCGCCGCGGCAGGCGTTTCGAAACCGCCGCGGAAGTGCGTGATCACTTTTACTTGCCCAACACGCCGGCCGAGTTGATCGAAAAGAACTTCGCGCGCATGGTGCCCGAAAGCGCCGCGGCGCTGCGCCGGTTGTCGCTCAAGGGCAAGTTCGCCGGCGATCCGCCCGCGCCACTGGGTAATCCGCCGCGTTTGGTTCTTGCCGCCGGGCACGATCACTTCCTGTCGCCGCCCTACATGGAAGAATTCGCCCGCACCTACGGCTCGGACTTCGAGGTCTTTCTCGATATGCCGCACAATTTGATGGACGCCCCCGGCTGGGAGAAGGTGGCCGAAACGATCGCCAAGTGGCTCGCCGAAAGCGTCCTGCGTGCTTGA
- a CDS encoding VWA domain-containing protein, whose translation MDALTRLAKPQVSAKAAPAALPSLSDDFDDFLELFEELHGLVPQSFFLLFKIARVIKTPEAALNGQLRGFFDICESAERTAPTDRPDKQHLTDEVPILTDHEPHFGTRKIKGLEEIGLARPGDVAEEDFTDLLRRAEERQLNVRVLVRSGAGEAAPETAPITDRGTRSMANAAEQKLYVLLDRSYSMRHRNRLLYAKVLAIEYLRRKKKSNAKLFFRPFDFDVYELESLTSPEEYDALIRRLLFIEPGGKGTDIAHALEVAANDIRFDGMFDGAEILVITDGMDRVDPDELRQRIGEKIVVHMLKIGRDEADPQDAEIKEIIEKDQLVGLSREEVIHLFRQRITQAWDKITETLLETDDLDGRDLGLGEPEVTFALEAVERITAQPVAGLTLADAEIAFRKASFVEGFIDLLLSRAEDDKTIGSRSAELSAAQDRLHEFKVAIAAKSGITASLLAGKDLRFINDKSLRRQAKKAKMTLEDLGRLQEQQDLLLQLKLGGGKAKPGEGGMSLWQLLRLVGRATVKSVTGWLFSDKDETEEPPPESPEPKPSTEDNVD comes from the coding sequence ATGGACGCACTGACCCGGCTGGCTAAACCACAGGTTTCCGCAAAAGCCGCCCCGGCCGCGCTCCCTTCTCTATCCGATGATTTCGACGACTTTCTCGAACTGTTCGAAGAACTGCACGGGCTCGTGCCGCAATCGTTCTTCCTTCTGTTCAAAATCGCGCGGGTGATCAAGACCCCCGAAGCCGCCCTCAACGGCCAACTTCGCGGCTTCTTCGACATTTGCGAGAGCGCCGAACGCACCGCGCCCACCGACCGGCCGGACAAACAACATCTTACCGATGAGGTGCCGATTCTCACCGATCACGAGCCGCATTTCGGGACTCGGAAAATCAAGGGCCTGGAAGAAATCGGCTTGGCGCGGCCCGGCGATGTGGCCGAAGAGGACTTCACCGACCTGCTGCGGAGGGCCGAAGAACGGCAGCTAAACGTGCGCGTGCTCGTGCGTTCCGGCGCCGGCGAGGCCGCCCCGGAAACCGCGCCGATCACCGATCGCGGCACACGGTCGATGGCCAACGCGGCCGAGCAAAAGCTCTATGTGCTCTTGGACCGCTCGTACTCCATGCGCCACCGCAACCGTCTGCTTTACGCCAAAGTTCTGGCCATCGAGTATTTGCGCCGCAAAAAGAAAAGTAACGCCAAGCTGTTTTTCCGCCCCTTCGACTTCGACGTCTACGAGCTCGAGAGCTTGACTTCGCCTGAAGAATACGACGCTCTCATTCGCCGCCTGCTGTTTATCGAGCCCGGCGGCAAAGGCACCGACATCGCCCACGCGCTTGAGGTGGCGGCCAACGATATTCGCTTCGACGGCATGTTCGACGGCGCGGAAATCCTGGTCATCACCGACGGCATGGACCGCGTCGATCCGGATGAACTCCGGCAGAGGATCGGCGAGAAAATCGTGGTTCATATGCTCAAAATCGGCCGCGACGAGGCCGATCCGCAAGACGCCGAAATCAAGGAGATCATCGAAAAGGACCAATTGGTCGGCCTTTCGCGCGAGGAGGTGATCCACCTGTTTCGCCAACGCATCACGCAAGCGTGGGACAAGATCACCGAAACCCTTCTGGAAACCGACGACCTCGACGGCCGGGATTTGGGCCTTGGCGAGCCGGAAGTGACCTTTGCATTGGAAGCCGTCGAGCGCATCACGGCTCAACCCGTGGCGGGCCTGACGCTGGCCGACGCCGAAATCGCCTTTCGAAAAGCCTCCTTCGTAGAAGGTTTTATCGACCTGTTGCTCTCGCGCGCCGAAGACGACAAGACGATTGGCTCCCGCAGTGCCGAACTCAGCGCAGCGCAGGATAGGCTGCACGAATTCAAAGTGGCGATTGCCGCCAAAAGCGGCATCACCGCCTCCCTGTTGGCGGGCAAGGACTTGCGCTTCATCAACGATAAGAGCCTTCGCCGGCAGGCAAAAAAAGCGAAAATGACGTTGGAAGATCTCGGCCGCCTCCAAGAGCAGCAAGACTTGCTGCTGCAGCTAAAACTCGGGGGCGGTAAGGCCAAGCCTGGTGAAGGCGGCATGTCGCTTTGGCAGTTGCTTCGCTTGGTCGGTCGGGCTACCGTAAAGTCCGTCACCGGGTGGCTCTTTTCCGACAAGGACGAGACCGAGGAACCGCCGCCCGAGTCACCTGAACCAAAACCATCAACCGAAGACAACGTCGATTAG
- a CDS encoding AAA family ATPase: MANVRRIRTPATQYYFEPYDHQQIIAKMHEEFSRVSEKVIGRELIILQFACALLTRQHVMLLGRTGIAKSLLANELFEIFKASGAKTFSIKASAEDTKDNYFGPIDIPRYRDEGVKVRRTRGSVLEADFAFVDELFDTNEQILRDIMLLLSDRMLFEGNERYHARLHSLMAATNYLRLNEVTEAVVDRFAYRSVITAETNTFDQYRIDRSFMGQQRGGHGPTKPISRGEIDYLSRVVCGQMGDINIEISDEVLYLKNIILRYFIDRMKKAKGSYYLSPRRQAGVINHLRAWALLNGRTRVEETDLPKMNLMLCMVGAEDEEEKIFAKTAEETIRYLHNDADFRQQLVILTTILNVIEILKANPKRAGSIDLQALGVLPPQKRWREEMAEKLAKKGSLDLTVEQLRSVLSEIKPNNLYIQELAEGCHKQLQELAALHLGGGGQILWTH, encoded by the coding sequence ATGGCAAACGTTAGGCGCATACGCACCCCGGCCACGCAATACTACTTCGAGCCCTACGACCACCAACAAATCATCGCCAAAATGCACGAGGAATTCAGCCGCGTGTCCGAGAAGGTCATCGGGCGCGAGTTGATCATCCTGCAATTCGCGTGCGCCCTGCTGACCCGCCAACACGTGATGCTGTTGGGTCGTACGGGCATCGCCAAGTCCCTGCTCGCCAACGAACTGTTTGAGATTTTCAAGGCCTCGGGCGCGAAAACCTTTTCGATCAAGGCCTCGGCCGAAGACACCAAGGACAACTATTTCGGCCCGATCGACATTCCCCGTTACCGCGACGAAGGCGTCAAGGTGCGGCGGACCCGCGGCTCGGTGCTGGAAGCCGATTTCGCCTTCGTCGACGAGCTCTTTGACACCAACGAGCAGATCCTTCGCGACATCATGCTGCTGCTTTCCGACCGCATGCTCTTTGAGGGCAACGAGCGTTACCACGCCCGCCTGCACAGCCTGATGGCGGCCACCAACTACCTGCGTCTCAACGAAGTGACCGAGGCGGTCGTCGACCGTTTCGCTTACCGAAGCGTGATTACGGCCGAAACCAATACCTTCGACCAATACCGCATCGACCGCTCGTTTATGGGCCAGCAGCGCGGCGGACACGGGCCGACCAAGCCCATCTCGCGCGGCGAAATCGATTACCTCTCGCGCGTCGTGTGCGGCCAGATGGGCGACATCAACATTGAGATCAGCGACGAAGTCCTCTACCTGAAAAACATTATCCTGCGGTACTTCATCGACCGCATGAAGAAGGCGAAGGGCAGCTACTATCTCAGTCCGCGGCGGCAAGCGGGCGTCATCAACCACCTGCGCGCCTGGGCGCTGCTTAACGGACGCACCAGGGTAGAAGAGACCGACCTTCCGAAAATGAATCTGATGCTGTGCATGGTCGGCGCCGAGGACGAAGAGGAAAAAATCTTCGCCAAGACCGCCGAGGAGACCATCCGCTACCTGCACAACGACGCCGATTTCCGCCAACAGCTCGTGATTCTCACTACGATTCTTAACGTTATCGAGATCCTCAAGGCCAACCCCAAGCGCGCGGGCTCTATCGACTTGCAAGCGCTGGGCGTTTTGCCGCCGCAAAAACGCTGGCGGGAAGAAATGGCGGAAAAGCTGGCGAAGAAAGGTTCGCTGGATCTGACCGTCGAGCAGCTTCGTTCGGTCCTTTCGGAGATCAAACCGAACAACCTGTACATTCAGGAACTGGCGGAAGGCTGCCATAAGCAACTTCAAGAACTTGCGGCTCTGCACCTCGGTGGCGGGGGCCAAATCTTATGGACGCACTGA
- the ubiE gene encoding bifunctional demethylmenaquinone methyltransferase/2-methoxy-6-polyprenyl-1,4-benzoquinol methylase UbiE, translated as MTDTDNRAIKQPEQIKALFDRLAPRYELNDHLFSMGIDVWWRQVTARRLAPQVPGPLLDGATGSAQLAAAVARRYPDRRVVGLDFSPGMLAVGRAKLPRLGLDQRVELVEGDLLDLPFDDGFFAAATVAFGVRNVADRRRCLHNFFRVLKPGGRLLVLEFSMPTLPVLAPLYRWYFGAVMPILARLLRSYEAYRYLHESVRSFPPAERFVAMLREAGFEKVRVTPLTLGIAQLFEAESPLC; from the coding sequence ATGACCGATACGGACAATCGAGCCATCAAACAACCGGAACAGATCAAGGCGCTCTTCGACCGCCTTGCGCCGCGTTACGAATTAAACGACCACCTTTTTTCGATGGGTATTGATGTCTGGTGGCGGCAGGTCACCGCGCGCCGCCTCGCCCCGCAGGTTCCCGGACCACTGCTCGACGGTGCCACCGGCAGCGCACAACTGGCCGCGGCCGTGGCCCGGCGCTATCCGGACCGCCGCGTGGTGGGCCTGGACTTCTCGCCCGGTATGCTGGCCGTGGGCCGCGCGAAACTGCCGCGCCTGGGCTTGGATCAGCGCGTCGAACTGGTCGAAGGCGATTTGCTGGATCTACCTTTCGACGACGGCTTCTTCGCCGCCGCGACCGTAGCCTTCGGCGTGCGCAATGTGGCCGACCGCCGCCGCTGTCTGCACAACTTTTTCCGGGTTCTCAAACCCGGCGGGCGCTTGCTGGTGTTGGAGTTTTCAATGCCGACGCTGCCGGTCCTGGCGCCATTGTATCGCTGGTATTTCGGCGCCGTCATGCCAATCCTCGCCCGCCTCTTGCGCTCTTATGAGGCCTATCGCTACCTTCATGAATCGGTGCGCTCCTTCCCACCCGCCGAGCGCTTCGTCGCCATGCTCCGCGAAGCGGGTTTCGAGAAAGTCCGCGTCACACCGTTGACCTTGGGCATCGCCCAGCTTTTCGAGGCCGAATCGCCGTTATGTTGA
- a CDS encoding glycosyltransferase family 87 protein, producing the protein MKSRFNGLIWAMLLAAVALNVFYGWQVVNGGSLKQFFHDSDVNAKTGCDFYGLYKAGHALRHGKDIYDGDPQHKIVPCCYAFRYLPIGAAAASPLTFAKPQQAFWFWLALIELAALLAAWATYRHLRGTDGAVMAALWLASSPVYLELYMGQFNMLQAAFLLGALLSLSGGSRQAGEAWLGAGMLWKLTAWLGAPVLAVKRRWRTLLLIAATAVGTTLLYMLATGQSIDPFWENFRPARPGGAIYRGDLGFIMLLRVVVGKSLPAWLYYGVPVIALGACLALTLLARRAKAANLLVLWFAAYFFIYPTIWEHHYLLLLPPLVFLYGQGRYRVLWLAALLLALPTPYLVAGPQGAKWAGMWPALYHAVKPAAAAIVVATAAWHLWKKK; encoded by the coding sequence ATGAAATCTCGTTTCAATGGTCTGATCTGGGCGATGTTGCTGGCCGCCGTTGCGCTTAATGTGTTTTACGGCTGGCAAGTCGTCAATGGCGGATCGCTTAAACAATTCTTCCACGACAGCGACGTCAACGCAAAGACCGGCTGCGATTTCTATGGCTTATACAAGGCGGGGCACGCCCTGCGGCACGGAAAGGACATCTACGACGGCGATCCGCAACATAAGATAGTGCCCTGCTGTTACGCCTTTCGCTACCTACCGATCGGCGCGGCGGCCGCGTCACCGTTGACCTTCGCCAAGCCGCAGCAGGCATTCTGGTTCTGGCTGGCGTTGATCGAATTGGCGGCGCTGCTGGCGGCTTGGGCGACGTACCGTCACCTGCGCGGGACCGACGGCGCGGTGATGGCGGCGTTGTGGCTGGCGTCGTCGCCGGTCTACCTCGAACTGTACATGGGCCAGTTCAATATGCTGCAGGCTGCGTTTTTGCTCGGCGCGCTGCTTAGCCTTTCGGGCGGGAGTCGGCAGGCGGGCGAAGCCTGGCTCGGCGCGGGGATGTTGTGGAAACTCACCGCGTGGCTGGGCGCGCCGGTGCTGGCGGTCAAGCGGCGTTGGCGGACTTTGCTGCTCATCGCGGCGACGGCGGTGGGTACGACGCTGCTCTACATGCTGGCGACGGGGCAGAGCATCGACCCGTTTTGGGAGAACTTCCGCCCGGCGCGACCTGGGGGCGCCATCTACCGCGGCGACCTCGGCTTCATCATGCTGCTGCGGGTCGTGGTCGGAAAAAGCCTGCCTGCGTGGCTGTATTACGGTGTGCCTGTCATCGCACTCGGCGCGTGCCTGGCGCTGACGCTTCTGGCCCGGCGGGCGAAGGCGGCGAACCTCCTGGTACTGTGGTTCGCGGCGTACTTTTTCATCTACCCGACGATCTGGGAGCATCACTACCTGCTGCTGCTTCCGCCGCTGGTCTTTTTGTACGGGCAGGGGCGCTATCGAGTGTTGTGGCTCGCGGCGTTGTTGTTGGCGCTGCCGACGCCCTACCTCGTCGCCGGTCCGCAAGGCGCCAAGTGGGCCGGGATGTGGCCGGCACTTTATCACGCGGTGAAACCCGCCGCCGCGGCGATCGTCGTCGCCACCGCCGCCTGGCATTTGTGGAAGAAGAAGTAG
- the fdnG gene encoding formate dehydrogenase-N subunit alpha encodes MNLSRRSFLKVGGGATLAIAVGLPGLDLESAYAYSAKAGKLASTTEKSTICPYCGVGCGAIMYSRKVDGKLRIVNLEGDPDHPINQGSLCSKGNAIYQIHDDPGGKRLQYVEYRAPGSSKWEKKSWDWAIREIAKRVYETREKTFMATNDKGQKVNRTLGIASLGGASLDNEECYLLSKWMRALGVVYLEHQARIUHSSTVASLAASFGRGAMTNHWIDLRYSDAVMIIGSNAAENHPISFKWITEAIEQNGAKLISVDPRFTRTSARAHIYAPIRTGTDIAFMGGLIKYIIENNKQHTKYLANYTNAAFLIDPGFAFNDGIFSGYNESSRSYDKGTWKYHLDENGEPKKDKTLEDPHCVFQLLKTHYTPYDLETVSSITGCPIDRLLAVYETYAATGQDNKAGTIMYAMGTTQHTYGTQNIRTYVITQLLLGNIGRAGGGINALRGESNVQGSTDMCLLFHILPGYLKSPTDEDTDLETYMKHYYEGKRLGSTSLAWWENARKYMVSMLREWWGDEATADNGFCYSWLPKRAGNYSHISLFEDMSKGIIKGTFLFGQNPAVGGPNTLFERDALSKLDWMVAVDLWETETSVFWKRDGVNPADIQTEVFRLPARASVEKEGSISNSGRWVQWRYKGGDGPGESMDDLWIIHALQREVRRLYKKAGGQHAEALTKLHWDYDDGHGHPDVHLVAKAINGYAWGNRNKQVLNFTKLSATGETACGNWLYSGAYNENGNNMARRDKKDTHMGMFHNWSWCWPVNRRIIYNRASVNTDGTPWDPTKPVISWNGEKWVGDVPDGGMPPMHEAEEAGKFALPFIMKNEGVANVFAAGLADGPFPVHYEPMESPVGNLLHPKQPTNPAAYIYPGASGEFGTAAEFPIVCSTYRVSEHWQAGAMTRSLPWLNELFPELFVELSEELAADKGIKNGDLVKIWNKRGTVVAKACVTKRFKPLKVNGKIVHQVGLPWHWGYCGLCSGDSANILTPHVGDANTRIPEFKSFLVDVAKA; translated from the coding sequence ATGAACCTGTCCAGACGCAGTTTCCTGAAGGTCGGCGGCGGTGCGACGCTGGCGATCGCTGTGGGACTGCCGGGGCTGGACCTCGAATCCGCGTATGCTTACAGCGCGAAAGCCGGCAAATTAGCGTCGACGACCGAGAAGTCGACGATTTGTCCGTATTGCGGTGTGGGTTGCGGGGCGATTATGTACAGCCGAAAAGTCGACGGCAAGTTACGAATCGTCAATCTCGAGGGCGACCCGGATCATCCCATCAACCAAGGTTCGTTATGCAGCAAGGGCAACGCGATTTACCAGATTCACGACGATCCGGGCGGCAAGCGCCTGCAGTACGTGGAATATCGCGCGCCGGGCTCGAGCAAGTGGGAAAAGAAATCGTGGGATTGGGCGATTCGCGAAATCGCCAAGCGCGTGTATGAAACGCGCGAAAAAACCTTCATGGCCACAAACGACAAAGGCCAGAAGGTTAATCGCACGTTGGGCATCGCCAGCCTCGGCGGCGCGTCGCTCGACAACGAAGAGTGCTATTTGCTTTCGAAGTGGATGCGCGCATTGGGCGTCGTGTACCTCGAACACCAGGCCCGAATATGACACAGCTCCACTGTCGCCAGTTTGGCGGCTTCATTTGGTCGGGGCGCGATGACCAACCACTGGATCGATCTCCGCTACTCCGATGCGGTGATGATCATCGGTTCGAACGCGGCCGAGAACCATCCGATTTCTTTCAAGTGGATCACCGAAGCGATTGAGCAGAACGGCGCGAAACTGATCAGCGTTGACCCGCGCTTCACGCGGACCAGCGCCCGGGCGCACATCTACGCTCCGATTCGGACCGGTACGGACATCGCCTTCATGGGCGGTTTGATCAAGTACATCATCGAAAACAACAAGCAGCACACGAAGTACCTGGCCAACTACACGAATGCGGCGTTCTTGATCGACCCGGGCTTCGCCTTCAACGACGGCATCTTCTCGGGGTACAACGAATCGAGTCGTTCCTACGACAAGGGCACGTGGAAGTATCATCTCGACGAAAACGGCGAGCCGAAGAAAGACAAGACGCTGGAGGATCCGCATTGCGTGTTCCAGCTTCTTAAGACGCACTACACGCCCTACGATCTCGAAACGGTCAGCAGTATCACCGGGTGTCCGATCGATCGCTTGCTGGCAGTGTACGAAACCTACGCCGCCACCGGCCAGGACAACAAAGCCGGTACCATCATGTACGCGATGGGCACCACCCAACACACGTACGGCACGCAGAACATCCGGACCTACGTCATTACCCAGCTTCTGCTCGGTAACATCGGGCGCGCCGGCGGCGGCATCAACGCGCTGCGCGGCGAAAGCAACGTGCAGGGCAGCACTGACATGTGCTTGCTCTTCCACATTCTGCCCGGCTACCTCAAGAGCCCAACCGACGAGGATACCGACCTCGAAACGTATATGAAGCATTACTACGAGGGGAAACGTCTCGGCAGCACCAGCCTGGCCTGGTGGGAAAACGCGCGTAAGTACATGGTCAGTATGCTCCGGGAATGGTGGGGCGACGAGGCGACGGCGGATAACGGTTTCTGTTATTCGTGGCTGCCGAAGCGAGCCGGCAACTACAGCCACATCTCGCTGTTCGAAGACATGAGCAAGGGTATTATCAAAGGCACTTTCCTGTTTGGGCAGAATCCTGCCGTTGGTGGCCCGAACACCCTGTTCGAGCGCGACGCCCTTTCCAAATTGGATTGGATGGTTGCAGTCGACTTGTGGGAAACCGAGACCAGCGTTTTCTGGAAGCGCGACGGCGTCAACCCGGCCGACATCCAAACGGAAGTCTTCCGTCTACCGGCGCGCGCCAGCGTGGAGAAGGAAGGCTCGATCAGTAATTCCGGCCGTTGGGTGCAATGGCGTTATAAGGGCGGCGACGGCCCCGGTGAATCGATGGACGACCTGTGGATCATTCACGCGCTGCAACGGGAAGTGCGCCGGCTCTACAAGAAGGCGGGCGGGCAGCATGCCGAAGCCCTCACGAAGCTTCACTGGGATTACGACGACGGCCACGGTCATCCCGACGTACACCTCGTGGCAAAAGCGATTAACGGTTACGCGTGGGGTAACCGCAACAAACAGGTGCTGAACTTCACGAAGTTGTCGGCGACCGGTGAAACGGCCTGCGGCAACTGGCTGTATTCCGGCGCGTACAATGAGAACGGCAACAACATGGCGCGCCGCGACAAGAAAGATACCCACATGGGTATGTTCCACAATTGGTCGTGGTGTTGGCCGGTCAACCGGCGGATCATCTACAACCGCGCTTCGGTCAACACCGACGGTACGCCGTGGGATCCGACGAAGCCGGTTATCAGTTGGAACGGCGAAAAGTGGGTCGGCGACGTGCCCGACGGCGGTATGCCGCCCATGCACGAAGCTGAAGAGGCCGGCAAGTTCGCGCTGCCCTTCATCATGAAAAATGAAGGCGTGGCCAACGTATTTGCCGCGGGCCTGGCCGATGGTCCTTTCCCGGTTCACTACGAGCCGATGGAAAGCCCGGTCGGCAACCTGCTGCATCCGAAGCAGCCCACCAACCCCGCCGCGTACATTTATCCGGGCGCCTCCGGCGAGTTCGGCACCGCTGCCGAGTTCCCGATCGTTTGCTCGACCTATCGAGTCAGCGAACACTGGCAAGCCGGCGCGATGACCCGCAGCCTGCCCTGGCTCAACGAGTTGTTCCCCGAATTGTTCGTGGAATTGTCCGAAGAGCTGGCCGCGGATAAGGGCATCAAAAACGGCGACCTGGTCAAAATTTGGAACAAGCGCGGTACCGTCGTGGCCAAAGCCTGCGTTACCAAGCGTTTCAAACCGCTGAAGGTGAACGGGAAAATCGTTCATCAAGTCGGTCTGCCGTGGCATTGGGGCTACTGCGGATTGTGCAGCGGCGACTCGGCCAATATTCTCACGCCGCACGTGGGCGATGCGAACACCCGCATTCCGGAGTTCAAATCGTTCCTCGTCGACGTGGCGAAGGCTTAA